A genome region from Alistipes dispar includes the following:
- the pnp gene encoding polyribonucleotide nucleotidyltransferase: MEEKKLYNAVRKTITLADGRRIEIETGKLAKQADGSVVVKMGDTMLLGTVVAAKDAKPDTDFMPLQVEYKEKYAACGRYPGGFMKREGKANDSEVLVARLIDRALRPLFPSDYHAEVYVTVTLISADKDIQPDALAGLAASAALAVSDIPFGGPISEVRVVRRNGEYAINPNFSEMPECDLDIMVGGTIDNILMVEGEMKEVSEEVMLGAIKFAHEEIKKHCAVQIELSKELGKDVKRTYCHEVNDEELRQTIVRELYDKAYAIATSGTMKHEREDLFNALEAEFASRYTEEELVEKAPLIHKYFHDDVQKKAMRNMILDEGKRLDGRRTDEIRPIWCEVGYLPAAHGSAIFTRGETQSLTTVTLGTKLDEKVKDEVLVQGTEQFVLHYNFPPFSTGEAKAARGLSRREIGHGHLAWRALKPMVPLGEENPYAVRVVSDILESNGSSSMATVCAGTLALMDAGVKLKKPVSGIAMGLISDSQTGKWAVLSDILGDEDHLGDMDFKVTGTRDGITATQMDIKVDGLSYEVLAAALEQARKGRMHILDKITECIAEPRADYKPCVPRIVQITIPQDMIGSVIGPGGKVIQDIQKTTNTTITITEEDNKGIVDIFGIDKAALDGALARIKAIVAIPEVGETYHGRIRSIVAFGAFVEIMPGKDALLHISEIDYKRFETMEETGLKEGDEIDVKLIGIDPKTGKLKLSRKALLPKPEGYVERERRPRPERRERHERKEE; encoded by the coding sequence ATGGAAGAAAAGAAGCTGTACAACGCAGTCCGTAAAACGATCACGCTGGCCGACGGACGCCGGATCGAGATCGAAACGGGCAAGCTGGCCAAGCAGGCCGACGGCTCGGTGGTCGTCAAGATGGGCGACACGATGCTGCTCGGTACGGTGGTGGCCGCCAAGGATGCAAAACCCGACACCGATTTCATGCCCCTCCAGGTCGAATACAAGGAGAAGTACGCCGCCTGCGGCCGCTACCCCGGAGGCTTCATGAAACGCGAAGGCAAGGCCAATGACAGCGAAGTGCTCGTGGCCCGGCTGATCGACCGCGCGCTCCGCCCCCTGTTCCCCTCGGATTACCACGCCGAAGTCTATGTGACCGTCACGCTGATCTCGGCGGACAAGGATATTCAGCCCGACGCGCTGGCCGGTCTGGCCGCTTCGGCCGCGCTGGCCGTCTCGGACATCCCCTTCGGCGGTCCCATTTCGGAGGTGCGCGTCGTGCGCCGCAACGGCGAGTACGCCATCAACCCCAACTTCTCGGAGATGCCCGAATGCGACCTGGACATCATGGTCGGCGGCACGATCGACAACATCCTGATGGTCGAGGGCGAAATGAAGGAGGTCTCGGAGGAGGTGATGCTCGGCGCCATCAAGTTCGCGCACGAGGAGATCAAGAAGCACTGCGCCGTACAGATCGAGCTCTCGAAGGAGCTGGGCAAGGACGTCAAGCGCACCTACTGCCACGAGGTGAACGACGAGGAGCTGCGTCAGACGATCGTCCGCGAGCTCTACGACAAGGCCTACGCCATCGCCACGAGCGGCACGATGAAGCACGAGCGCGAGGATCTGTTCAACGCCCTCGAGGCCGAATTCGCGTCGCGCTACACGGAGGAGGAGCTCGTGGAGAAGGCTCCGTTGATCCACAAGTATTTCCACGACGACGTGCAGAAGAAGGCCATGCGCAACATGATCCTCGACGAGGGCAAGCGCCTCGACGGCCGCCGCACGGACGAAATCCGCCCGATCTGGTGCGAGGTGGGCTACCTGCCCGCGGCCCACGGCTCGGCGATCTTCACGCGCGGCGAAACGCAGTCGCTGACCACCGTGACGCTGGGCACGAAGCTCGACGAAAAGGTCAAGGACGAAGTGCTCGTACAGGGAACCGAGCAGTTCGTGCTGCACTATAACTTCCCGCCCTTCTCGACGGGCGAGGCGAAGGCCGCACGCGGTCTTTCGCGCCGCGAGATCGGCCACGGCCACCTGGCATGGCGCGCCCTGAAGCCGATGGTTCCGCTGGGCGAGGAGAACCCCTACGCCGTGCGCGTCGTGTCGGACATCCTCGAGTCGAACGGCTCGTCGTCGATGGCCACCGTCTGCGCCGGAACGCTCGCCCTGATGGACGCCGGCGTGAAGCTCAAGAAACCCGTGTCGGGTATCGCCATGGGCCTGATCTCCGACTCGCAGACGGGCAAATGGGCCGTGCTGTCGGACATTCTGGGCGATGAGGACCACCTGGGAGACATGGACTTCAAGGTGACGGGAACGCGCGACGGCATCACCGCCACGCAGATGGACATCAAGGTGGACGGCCTCTCCTACGAGGTGCTCGCCGCAGCGCTCGAACAGGCCCGCAAGGGACGCATGCACATCCTCGACAAGATCACGGAGTGCATCGCCGAGCCGCGCGCCGACTACAAGCCGTGCGTGCCGCGCATCGTGCAGATCACCATCCCGCAGGACATGATCGGTTCGGTGATCGGCCCGGGCGGCAAGGTGATCCAGGACATCCAGAAGACCACGAACACCACCATCACCATCACCGAGGAGGACAACAAGGGCATCGTGGACATCTTCGGCATCGACAAGGCCGCCCTCGACGGCGCGCTGGCCCGCATCAAGGCCATCGTGGCCATCCCCGAGGTGGGCGAGACGTACCACGGCCGGATCCGCTCGATCGTGGCCTTCGGCGCGTTCGTCGAGATCATGCCCGGCAAGGACGCCCTGCTCCACATCTCGGAGATCGACTACAAGCGGTTCGAGACGATGGAGGAGACCGGCCTGAAGGAGGGCGACGAGATCGACGTCAAGCTGATCGGCATAGACCCCAAGACGGGCAAACTCAAACTCTCGCGCAAGGCCCTGCTGCCCAAGCCCGAGGGTTACGTGGAGCGGGAGCGCCGCCCGCGTCCCGAGCGCCGCGAACGCCACGAGCGCAAGGAGGAGTAG
- the rpsO gene encoding 30S ribosomal protein S15: MAYLTAEKKQELFGKYGKSNTDTGSPESQIALFSYRISHLTEHLKSNKHDFGTQRALLRLVGKRRQLLEYLKEVDIERYRAIVKTLNLRK; this comes from the coding sequence ATGGCTTATTTAACAGCAGAGAAAAAGCAGGAGCTTTTCGGCAAGTACGGCAAGTCTAACACCGACACGGGTTCGCCCGAGAGCCAGATCGCGTTGTTTTCCTACCGTATCAGCCACCTTACTGAACACCTCAAGAGCAACAAGCACGACTTCGGAACCCAGCGCGCGCTGCTGCGCCTGGTAGGTAAGCGCCGCCAGTTGCTGGAGTACCTCAAGGAGGTGGACATCGAGCGCTACCGCGCGATCGTCAAGACACTCAACCTCCGCAAGTAA
- a CDS encoding FAD:protein FMN transferase — protein sequence MLKKNLCGLFAALFAAGFAGCGGGPRTYTVVDGTMLGTTLHVVADVEGVSSQELYAAVMELDREAKASMSIFDPASLLSRLNRNETDSVDRHIAFNLRLADSIGALSGGRYDVTVKPLVEAWGFAGKAAQAHPNVDSILDFVGREKVRIERGRLVKSDPRVQLDFNSVAKGYTVDLLAELVERFGAENYIVDIGGEIRCRGVNRTGEAWRIGVETPFDGNMSDGEYLQKRIRLREGGLATSGNYRRFYLDADGRKVAHTIDPRTGRSALSRLLSVTVVAPTCAEADALGTMFLAMGADDALAAAERMPEAKVYFILAGSGDTYEEYVSPAMEQLIMK from the coding sequence ATGCTGAAAAAGAACCTTTGCGGCCTTTTCGCGGCGCTCTTCGCCGCGGGGTTCGCGGGCTGCGGCGGAGGGCCGCGTACCTATACGGTGGTGGACGGCACGATGCTCGGTACGACGCTGCACGTGGTGGCCGACGTCGAGGGGGTCTCGTCGCAGGAGCTGTACGCAGCCGTCATGGAGCTGGACCGCGAGGCCAAGGCCTCGATGTCGATTTTCGATCCGGCGTCGCTGCTGAGCCGGCTGAACCGCAACGAGACGGACAGCGTCGATCGCCATATCGCCTTCAACCTCCGCCTGGCGGACAGCATCGGGGCGTTGAGCGGGGGGCGTTACGACGTGACGGTCAAGCCGCTCGTCGAGGCGTGGGGATTCGCCGGCAAGGCGGCCCAGGCGCACCCGAACGTCGATTCGATCCTCGATTTCGTGGGCCGCGAAAAGGTCCGCATCGAACGCGGGCGGCTGGTGAAGAGCGACCCCCGCGTGCAGCTCGACTTCAATTCGGTGGCCAAGGGCTACACGGTCGATCTGCTGGCGGAGCTGGTCGAACGGTTCGGCGCCGAGAACTACATCGTGGACATCGGCGGCGAGATCCGCTGCCGGGGCGTCAATCGCACGGGCGAGGCGTGGCGGATCGGGGTGGAAACCCCCTTCGACGGCAACATGAGCGACGGCGAATACCTTCAGAAGCGGATCCGGCTGCGGGAGGGCGGGCTGGCCACCTCGGGCAACTACCGCCGCTTCTATCTCGACGCCGACGGCCGCAAGGTGGCCCATACGATTGACCCGCGCACGGGCCGCAGCGCCCTTTCGCGGCTGCTTTCGGTCACGGTCGTCGCGCCCACGTGCGCCGAGGCCGATGCGCTGGGGACCATGTTCCTGGCCATGGGGGCCGACGACGCGCTGGCGGCCGCGGAGCGGATGCCGGAGGCGAAGGTTTACTTCATCCTCGCCGGCAGCGGCGACACCTACGAGGAGTACGTCTCCCCGGCGATGGAACAACTGATTATGAAATAG
- a CDS encoding YegS/Rv2252/BmrU family lipid kinase, which translates to MKTAIFLYNPQSGKGRIAAHVEGICTVFRAYGYDIRPQRVDFAANPFDGNESVSLMVVAGGDGSVNFVLNAMKRKGLDIPVGVIPAGTANDFAGALGMSREPLEAARQIASGVEERVDCGRVNDLYFVNVFSFGIFTTTSQRTPDDRKHRLGKLAYIIEGAREIASIHAVPLELEADGVRFDLRSLMVLVFNGETAGGFRLARRSSIRDGLLDCILLEKRTFLRSAMAMGRYLLGGNPKIVHRLQARRLEIRSTVAEPTDVDGQKGADFPLHIECLPGGLRVVCPPSGER; encoded by the coding sequence ATGAAAACAGCCATTTTTCTCTACAATCCGCAGTCGGGCAAAGGGCGTATCGCCGCCCATGTCGAGGGCATCTGCACGGTGTTCCGCGCCTACGGATACGACATCCGCCCGCAGCGGGTCGATTTCGCGGCCAATCCGTTCGACGGCAACGAGTCGGTGTCGCTCATGGTCGTCGCGGGAGGCGACGGGTCGGTCAATTTCGTGCTCAACGCCATGAAGCGCAAGGGGCTGGACATTCCCGTGGGGGTGATTCCGGCCGGCACGGCCAACGACTTCGCCGGAGCGCTCGGCATGTCGCGCGAGCCGCTCGAAGCGGCGCGGCAGATCGCCTCGGGCGTGGAGGAACGGGTCGATTGCGGTCGTGTGAACGACCTTTACTTCGTCAATGTTTTCAGCTTCGGCATCTTCACCACGACCTCGCAGCGCACGCCCGACGACCGCAAGCACAGGCTCGGCAAGCTGGCCTATATCATCGAGGGGGCCCGGGAGATCGCCTCGATCCATGCCGTGCCGCTGGAGCTCGAGGCCGACGGCGTGCGGTTCGACCTGCGGTCGCTCATGGTGCTCGTCTTCAACGGCGAGACGGCCGGCGGGTTCCGCCTGGCGCGCCGCTCCTCGATCCGCGACGGGCTGCTGGACTGCATCCTGCTCGAGAAGCGGACCTTCCTGCGCTCGGCGATGGCGATGGGGCGCTACCTGCTGGGCGGCAACCCGAAGATCGTGCACCGCCTGCAGGCCCGGCGGCTCGAGATCCGTTCGACGGTCGCCGAGCCGACCGACGTGGACGGGCAGAAGGGGGCCGACTTCCCGCTACACATCGAGTGTCTGCCCGGCGGGCTGCGCGTCGTCTGCCCGCCGTCCGGGGAGAGATAG
- a CDS encoding AraC family transcriptional regulator produces the protein MAENGKTAKATSGSGREGLHKVSISRIKKEMNDVFYLSDDLVITSLSAQNNTTADYPASIDGFSAIIMMTGEATVSIDMQNYHVRPNAIVFFNPNSIIRTVKCSSNAAAYFLAFSKSFVNEIQIDLSTSLPVYMRFGKAPVLEVSPQDVEEIRQLFQLIKTMLRSDKERYRHEIIRTLFTTAFYIITEINQRDRPGELKQGRCEVLFNEFMSLLQQYNKRERNVSFYARQLNITPKYLSSVVKEVSGKTAARWIDESVILEAKTLLKYSGMSIQEIAYHLNFSTQSFFGKYFKQHTGTSPSRYKRKG, from the coding sequence ATGGCGGAGAACGGCAAAACGGCGAAGGCGACGTCCGGCAGCGGGCGCGAAGGACTGCACAAAGTCTCCATTTCGCGGATCAAAAAGGAAATGAACGACGTGTTCTATCTGTCGGATGATCTGGTGATTACATCCCTTTCGGCGCAGAACAACACGACGGCCGACTACCCGGCCTCCATCGACGGCTTCTCGGCCATCATCATGATGACGGGCGAGGCCACCGTGTCGATCGACATGCAGAACTACCATGTCCGGCCCAACGCCATCGTCTTCTTCAACCCCAACAGCATCATCCGCACGGTGAAGTGCTCGTCGAACGCCGCGGCCTATTTCCTGGCCTTCTCCAAGTCGTTCGTCAATGAGATTCAGATCGACCTTTCGACGTCGCTGCCGGTGTACATGCGTTTCGGCAAGGCTCCCGTGCTGGAGGTGTCGCCGCAGGACGTGGAGGAGATCCGGCAACTGTTCCAGCTCATCAAGACCATGCTGCGCAGCGACAAGGAGCGCTACCGCCACGAGATCATCCGCACGCTCTTCACGACGGCGTTCTACATCATCACCGAGATCAACCAGCGGGACCGGCCCGGCGAGCTGAAGCAGGGCCGCTGCGAGGTGCTGTTCAACGAGTTCATGTCGCTCCTGCAACAGTACAACAAGCGCGAGCGCAACGTGAGCTTCTACGCCCGCCAGCTCAACATCACGCCCAAATACCTCTCGTCGGTGGTCAAGGAGGTGAGCGGCAAGACGGCGGCGCGGTGGATCGACGAATCGGTGATTCTCGAAGCCAAGACGCTGCTGAAATACTCCGGAATGAGCATTCAGGAGATCGCCTACCACCTGAATTTCTCGACCCAGTCCTTCTTCGGCAAATACTTCAAGCAACATACCGGAACCTCCCCGTCGCGCTACAAGCGCAAGGGGTGA
- a CDS encoding DJ-1/PfpI family protein: protein MTKKAAVLAVDPVNGAGLFQYLETFFENDIPFTLFAVAGSREIRTNSGVRITADATIAELKGREGEFGALVFACGDAVPVFAQHAGEPWNAALLGEMKTFAEQGKLLIGHCGAGLLFDIAGIAAGKRVTVHPLAKGAVRHAAATDSATEIDGNFYTAQEEHKLPELLGKVVEALK from the coding sequence ATGACAAAGAAAGCAGCCGTTCTGGCCGTCGATCCCGTGAACGGGGCGGGCCTGTTCCAGTATCTGGAAACCTTCTTCGAAAACGACATTCCCTTCACCCTGTTCGCCGTCGCCGGCAGCCGGGAAATCCGGACCAATTCGGGCGTCCGGATCACGGCGGACGCCACGATCGCCGAGCTGAAAGGCCGCGAAGGGGAGTTCGGTGCGCTGGTGTTCGCCTGCGGCGACGCCGTGCCGGTCTTCGCGCAGCACGCCGGCGAACCGTGGAACGCCGCCCTGCTCGGGGAGATGAAGACCTTCGCCGAACAGGGTAAACTCCTGATCGGCCACTGCGGCGCCGGACTGCTCTTCGACATCGCGGGCATCGCCGCCGGAAAACGCGTGACCGTGCATCCGCTGGCCAAAGGCGCCGTGCGGCACGCCGCGGCGACGGACTCCGCCACCGAGATCGACGGGAACTTCTACACGGCGCAGGAGGAGCACAAGCTCCCCGAACTGCTCGGCAAGGTCGTGGAGGCGCTGAAATAG
- a CDS encoding winged helix-turn-helix transcriptional regulator, producing MNDFPPTGRCPVRDVLSRLGDKWSMLVLIALHANGVMRFSEIHRSLGDISHRMLTVTLRTLEADGMVARTVYAEVPPRVEYRLTVQGESLLPHVFGLVEWARANMEGIFADRRKN from the coding sequence TTGAACGATTTTCCGCCTACGGGCCGCTGTCCGGTCCGCGACGTGCTGAGCCGGCTGGGCGACAAGTGGTCGATGCTCGTGCTGATTGCGCTGCATGCCAACGGCGTGATGCGGTTCAGCGAGATTCACCGTTCGTTGGGCGACATTTCGCACCGTATGCTGACCGTCACGTTGCGGACGCTCGAGGCCGACGGCATGGTCGCCCGCACGGTGTACGCCGAGGTCCCGCCGCGTGTGGAGTACCGGCTGACCGTCCAGGGCGAGAGCCTGCTGCCCCATGTTTTCGGACTCGTGGAATGGGCGCGGGCGAATATGGAGGGGATTTTTGCGGATCGGCGGAAAAATTGA
- a CDS encoding Lcl domain-containing protein — protein sequence MKYRKRVEKPQGPVSPPLIFWGGAGKAYALLIAAGLLGASPAGARSYGSGPRVEGGRVVVTDDGFSRDDARDNGLADRFEVAREDAPREMTAAEAVAFCRSYAERRDDAGRWRVPTQRELMQAVIVRVRLTGLEPFDSEVYWSSSAVPRQFGEEERYGVHMRTGSTLWLPLRKTARVRCVRTLGENEVLQEAADRDARSYRGFRY from the coding sequence ATGAAATACCGAAAGAGAGTTGAGAAACCGCAGGGCCCCGTTTCCCCCCCCCTCATTTTTTGGGGCGGAGCGGGAAAGGCGTATGCCCTGCTGATCGCCGCAGGGCTGCTCGGCGCGTCGCCGGCCGGGGCCCGGAGTTACGGTAGCGGCCCCCGGGTGGAGGGTGGCCGGGTCGTCGTCACGGACGACGGATTTTCGCGCGACGATGCCCGGGACAACGGGCTGGCCGACCGGTTTGAGGTCGCCCGCGAGGACGCGCCGCGGGAGATGACCGCCGCGGAGGCCGTCGCTTTCTGCCGCAGTTATGCCGAAAGGCGCGACGATGCGGGCCGGTGGCGGGTTCCGACGCAGCGGGAGCTGATGCAGGCCGTGATCGTGCGGGTGCGCCTGACGGGGCTGGAACCGTTCGACAGCGAGGTGTACTGGAGTTCGAGCGCCGTACCCCGGCAGTTCGGAGAAGAGGAGCGTTACGGTGTGCACATGCGGACCGGATCGACGCTCTGGCTGCCGCTCCGCAAGACGGCCCGCGTCCGCTGTGTCCGCACCCTCGGCGAGAACGAGGTGCTGCAGGAGGCTGCGGACCGCGATGCCCGCAGCTACCGGGGGTTCCGGTATTGA
- a CDS encoding glycoside hydrolase family 57 protein, translating to MKTVCLYFQVHQPWRLKKYRFFNMGKDHNYLDDLLNRSIMQKVARQCYLPMNALLLKLIKENKGKFRCSFSITGIAVEQFRAYAPEVLDSFKELAATGCVEFLAETYSHSLASLASKEDFTEQVRLHTNLMKKEFGVKPTAFRNTELIYSDDIGAMVASMGFRTMLAEGAKHVLGWKSPNYVYANAVDQKLRLLLRNYKLSDDIAFRFSNRSWDQWPLTAEKYVKWIASEDTPGEVVNLFMDYETFGEHQTADTGIFEFMRALPKAILAKKNDLEFATVSEAAKKHQPVSVLHCPHVMSWADEERDVTAWLGNELQNEAFSKLYAQKEKIAALKNPDFDYVWSFMQTSDHFYYMATKWLSDGDVHSYFNPYDSAYDAFINYMNVLADFIIELDKAVAAKAAKAK from the coding sequence ATGAAAACCGTCTGCTTATATTTCCAGGTACACCAGCCCTGGCGCCTGAAGAAATACCGTTTCTTCAACATGGGCAAGGATCACAACTACCTGGACGACCTGCTGAACCGATCCATCATGCAGAAGGTGGCCCGGCAGTGCTACCTGCCGATGAACGCGCTGCTGCTGAAGCTCATCAAGGAGAACAAGGGCAAGTTCCGCTGCTCGTTCTCGATCACCGGCATCGCCGTCGAGCAGTTCCGCGCCTACGCGCCCGAGGTGCTCGACTCGTTCAAGGAGCTGGCCGCCACGGGATGCGTGGAGTTTCTGGCCGAGACCTACTCCCACTCGCTGGCGTCGCTGGCGTCGAAGGAGGATTTCACCGAACAGGTCCGGCTGCATACGAACCTCATGAAGAAGGAGTTCGGCGTGAAGCCCACGGCCTTCCGCAACACGGAGCTGATCTATTCGGACGACATCGGCGCGATGGTCGCCTCGATGGGCTTCCGCACGATGCTGGCCGAAGGGGCCAAGCACGTGCTGGGCTGGAAGTCGCCCAACTACGTCTATGCCAACGCCGTCGATCAGAAGCTGCGCCTGCTGCTGCGCAACTACAAGCTCTCGGACGACATCGCCTTCCGCTTCTCGAACCGCAGCTGGGACCAGTGGCCCCTAACGGCGGAGAAGTACGTGAAGTGGATCGCCTCGGAGGACACCCCGGGCGAAGTCGTGAACCTCTTCATGGACTACGAGACCTTCGGCGAACACCAGACAGCCGACACGGGCATCTTCGAGTTCATGCGCGCCCTGCCGAAGGCGATCCTGGCCAAGAAGAACGACCTGGAGTTCGCCACCGTCAGCGAAGCGGCCAAGAAGCACCAGCCCGTCTCGGTGCTCCACTGCCCGCACGTGATGTCGTGGGCCGACGAGGAGCGCGACGTGACGGCCTGGCTGGGCAACGAGTTGCAGAACGAGGCCTTCTCGAAGCTCTACGCCCAGAAGGAGAAGATCGCGGCGCTGAAAAATCCCGACTTCGACTACGTGTGGAGTTTCATGCAGACCTCCGACCACTTCTACTACATGGCGACGAAGTGGCTTTCGGACGGCGACGTGCACTCCTACTTCAATCCCTACGACTCGGCCTACGACGCCTTCATCAACTACATGAACGTACTGGCCGACTTCATCATCGAGCTGGACAAGGCCGTCGCCGCCAAGGCCGCCAAAGCGAAATAG
- a CDS encoding glycosyltransferase family 4 protein, whose protein sequence is MRVLMFGWEFPPHIAGGLGTACYGMTRGLARNGVDVTFVVPHAYGDEDQRFTRVVNASDVEALYGSTGSGADDVLSRMAFIQIDSNMVPYISPEEYDAYHEKYVKTGQTTWTTADPWKQRYTFSGKYGANLMEEVARYAVVAAQVARDLEGQFDVIHAHDWLTYYAGIAAKRVSGKPLVVHMHATEFDRSGENINTQVYAIERAGMEAADRVIAVSNLTRSIVINRYGIPAGKVVTVHNAVRFAEHAGAAPERGVKDKIVTFLGRITYQKGPDYFVEAAAKVLRRIPNVRFVMAGSGDMMNHVIRRVARLGIADRFHFTGFLRGEDVHKMFQLSDVYVMPSVSEPFGISPLEAMRSNVPVIISKQSGVAEVLDYAVKVDYWDVDALADAIFALIEYPALGKMFASKGLEEVTNLKWNDAAAKIKTVYETAIEENQKKTK, encoded by the coding sequence ATGAGAGTTTTAATGTTCGGTTGGGAGTTTCCGCCCCATATTGCGGGAGGGTTGGGAACGGCCTGCTACGGAATGACCCGCGGGCTGGCGCGCAACGGCGTGGACGTCACGTTCGTCGTACCCCACGCCTACGGCGACGAGGACCAGCGTTTCACGCGCGTGGTGAACGCCAGCGACGTGGAGGCCCTGTACGGTTCGACCGGGAGCGGCGCGGACGACGTGTTGAGCCGGATGGCGTTCATCCAGATCGACTCGAACATGGTCCCCTACATCTCGCCCGAAGAGTACGATGCCTACCACGAAAAATACGTGAAAACGGGCCAGACGACCTGGACGACGGCCGACCCGTGGAAACAGCGCTACACCTTCTCGGGAAAATACGGCGCCAACCTCATGGAGGAGGTCGCCCGTTACGCCGTGGTCGCCGCGCAGGTGGCCCGCGACCTGGAGGGGCAGTTCGACGTGATCCACGCCCACGACTGGCTCACCTACTACGCCGGAATCGCCGCCAAACGCGTTTCGGGCAAACCGCTGGTGGTGCACATGCACGCCACGGAGTTCGACCGCAGCGGAGAGAACATCAACACGCAGGTTTACGCCATCGAGCGCGCCGGCATGGAGGCCGCCGACCGGGTGATCGCCGTCTCGAACCTCACGCGCAGCATCGTCATCAACCGCTACGGCATTCCGGCCGGGAAGGTCGTGACGGTGCACAACGCCGTGCGCTTCGCCGAGCATGCGGGCGCCGCGCCCGAACGCGGCGTGAAGGACAAGATCGTGACGTTCCTCGGCCGCATCACCTACCAGAAAGGCCCCGACTACTTCGTCGAGGCGGCCGCCAAGGTGCTCAGGCGCATCCCGAACGTGCGCTTCGTGATGGCCGGCTCGGGCGACATGATGAATCATGTGATCCGCCGCGTGGCACGGCTCGGCATCGCCGACCGCTTCCACTTCACGGGCTTCCTGCGCGGCGAGGACGTGCACAAGATGTTCCAGTTGTCGGACGTCTATGTCATGCCGTCGGTCTCGGAGCCGTTCGGCATCTCGCCGCTCGAAGCCATGCGCTCGAACGTCCCGGTCATCATCTCGAAACAGAGCGGCGTGGCCGAGGTGCTCGACTACGCCGTGAAGGTGGACTACTGGGACGTGGACGCCCTGGCCGACGCCATCTTCGCCCTCATCGAATACCCCGCGCTGGGCAAAATGTTCGCCTCGAAGGGGCTGGAGGAGGTGACGAACCTCAAGTGGAACGACGCCGCGGCGAAAATCAAGACGGTCTATGAGACCGCTATCGAAGAGAATCAGAAAAAAACAAAATAA